A single region of the Lacipirellulaceae bacterium genome encodes:
- a CDS encoding phytanoyl-CoA dioxygenase family protein — translation MSNTFVEDLSERHELVSDLFRIPQEPKEWEEFRLSDEQVEFFHENGYVQGIRLLDDTQVEALREELEEFFTPGHAGHELWYEYHTNESSDPDQVLFHALGSWRIRPGFHDVLWNPRFTMAASQLLEGAVRFWHDQLFCKPAKHGGVVAWHQDYSYWTRTAPMAHLTCWIGLDDSNAENGSVHYIPGSHRWELLPTTDLAGDMDGLKNVLSAEQWEQFQNPIATNLKAGECCFHHPLMVHGSFANKTDRPRRAVVMNVVRDGVECQVEEPLLNGTPALGKGTPLGGQFFPLLFDPATVQVGA, via the coding sequence GTGAGCAATACGTTTGTAGAAGACTTGTCTGAGCGACACGAGCTGGTCAGTGATCTGTTCCGTATCCCTCAAGAGCCCAAGGAATGGGAAGAGTTCCGCCTCTCCGACGAGCAGGTCGAATTCTTTCACGAGAACGGGTACGTGCAAGGAATTCGGCTTTTAGATGACACGCAGGTCGAAGCACTTCGAGAAGAACTCGAAGAGTTTTTCACGCCCGGTCATGCGGGCCACGAGCTTTGGTATGAGTACCACACGAACGAGTCGTCTGACCCCGATCAGGTGCTCTTTCATGCGTTGGGTTCTTGGCGGATTCGTCCAGGTTTTCACGATGTGCTCTGGAATCCCCGCTTCACGATGGCCGCGAGCCAACTACTCGAGGGAGCGGTTCGGTTCTGGCACGATCAATTGTTTTGCAAGCCAGCAAAGCACGGGGGCGTTGTCGCCTGGCATCAAGACTACTCGTACTGGACGCGCACCGCGCCGATGGCACATCTGACCTGTTGGATTGGGCTTGATGATAGCAATGCGGAGAACGGCAGCGTGCATTACATTCCAGGGAGTCACCGCTGGGAGCTGCTACCCACAACCGACTTGGCGGGCGATATGGATGGTCTAAAAAATGTGCTGAGTGCCGAGCAATGGGAGCAGTTCCAGAACCCGATCGCCACCAACTTAAAGGCAGGCGAGTGCTGCTTCCACCACCCGTTGATGGTTCACGGTTCATTCGCCAACAAGACCGATCGCCCGCGTCGTGCCGTCGTCATGAACGTTGTGCGCGATGGCGTGGAGTGTCAAGTTGAGGAGCCACTACTCAACGGTACGCCTGCCCTTGGAAAGGGGACGCCGTTGGGCGGGCAGTTCTTTCCGCTGCTGTTCGATCCTGCGACCGTTCAGGTGGGTGCTTAG
- a CDS encoding twin-arginine translocase TatA/TatE family subunit, with translation MILVEPALPLLAFWSPSPGEMLLVCVIALLLYGGRLPEVAKEWGKTFSELRRNLTGVQNEFKDAFNAEPDSPRLEYHPDFREEPFDENSLYEDAAADEPEVDAVDSAEVVKEDSEVRDANV, from the coding sequence ATGATTCTTGTTGAACCAGCCCTGCCACTTTTGGCGTTCTGGAGTCCCAGTCCAGGCGAGATGCTTCTCGTTTGCGTCATTGCCTTGCTTCTTTACGGTGGCCGACTGCCTGAAGTTGCCAAAGAATGGGGAAAGACATTCAGCGAGTTGCGACGCAATCTCACGGGCGTTCAGAACGAATTCAAAGATGCGTTCAATGCCGAGCCCGATTCACCACGGCTTGAATATCATCCCGATTTTCGCGAAGAGCCGTTCGACGAAAACTCTCTTTACGAGGATGCCGCTGCGGACGAGCCAGAAGTCGATGCTGTCGATTCGGCTGAAGTGGTGAAGGAAGACTCCGAAGTCCGCGATGCGAATGTCTAG
- a CDS encoding twin-arginine translocase TatA/TatE family subunit, with protein sequence MFGVSPAQMLIVGLVVLLLFGNRLPSVMRSLGEGITEFKKGVSGGDESKKIEDKDEDPPAS encoded by the coding sequence ATGTTTGGAGTTAGCCCTGCACAGATGTTGATCGTTGGTCTCGTGGTTCTCCTGCTCTTCGGCAACCGCCTTCCCTCGGTGATGCGTTCGCTTGGCGAAGGGATTACTGAATTCAAGAAGGGTGTCAGCGGGGGTGACGAAAGCAAGAAGATCGAAGACAAGGATGAAGATCCCCCCGCTTCGTAG